The Rattus rattus isolate New Zealand chromosome 13, Rrattus_CSIRO_v1, whole genome shotgun sequence nucleotide sequence CTTCTCTGGTGAGCATTTCACAGTGCTTATAGCAGAACCCACAGCTTTTTCCCTGCCTGAGCGTCTCacactgtgtgtgtctttgagcaggtgtgtatgtgttctcaTGGTTTCCCTCAGTGGACAGGAGCCTGCAAGCAGCCCTCTCTGTCAGGGGTCCAGCACCCCCTTGTTCTGCCCCTGGCTCTGTGAGGTCAGTTGTGGGAGCACCCCACTCTGCAGCTTTTTCTTCTCGGATGTTCCGAGTCTCGTGAAAACTCTCCTGTAGCCTGATACTCTGATTCTGATAAAAAGGCCTTGGGTTGGGTTTCACCGTTGACCTAGAATCCTACATTTCTCGAGAATACAAGTTTCTCCCTACCCTGAGTTTTAACATAAGATCATCTGAGTTCCAAGTTCATAGCTTGGGCTATCTCTCTTGCATCATGATCAAACACAGCCTGCCCGGGTAGGAGGCACAGCCTGCCCGGGTAGGAGGCACAGCCTGCATGGGTGGGAGGCACAGCCTGCCCGGGTGGGAGGCACAGCCTGCCCGGGTGGGAGGCACAGCCTGCATGGGTAGGAGGCACAGCCTGCATGGGTAGGAGGCACAGCCTGCCCGGGTAGGCACAGCCTGCATGGGTAGGAGGCACAGCCTGCCCGGGTAGGAGGCACAGCCTGCCCGGGTAGGAGGCACAGCCTGCATGGGTAGGAGGCACAGCCTGCATGGGTAGGAGGCACAGCCTGCCCGGGTAGGAGGCACAGCCTGCATGGGTGGGAGGCACAGCCTGCCCGGGTGGGAGGCACAGCCTGCGGGTAGGAGGCACAGCCTGCCCGGGTGGGAGGCACAGCCTGCCCGGGTGGGAGGCACAGCCTGCCCGGGTAGGAGGCACAGCCTGCCCGGGGGAGGCACAGCCTGCCCGGGTAGGAGGCACAGCCTGCATGGGTAGGAGGCACAGCCTGCCCGGGTAGGAGGCACAGCCTGCATGGGTAGGAGGCACAGCCTGCTCCTAGTAGGAGGCACAGCCTGCTCCTCGTGTAAACATCGCTCCACAATGGCAGTCATGCCTACAGTGACCATGGAGAATAGGATGCTGCCGGCTCTTGGTGACACCCAGAAGTGTCTCCAGGAAGGCTTGCTCCTGCTCCCACCAACCAGATCACCGCTTGCTGCGGGACATAAAAGCAAACCTTTACCTCCTTCTGCTAGTATGCCAACGAACCAAAGTACAGTTCCATCAGAGTCCATCTTGGGGAACCAGCGAGTCTATCGAGCTCAGCTAGAGGCGTGGGTGACTCCAGAGCAGCCCCTCAGCTGCCTGGGCGAGTCCCCTCAGTCAGCTCTCCCTGTCCTATACATGTCGCACTTTCGGAGCCTATGGAGCTGTGTACAATAGGGCAGGTTCACGCACAGCTGAGTGGGAGGTGCGGCTGGAGAGGCCAAGATCTCAAGTGAGAGTCCGTGCAAGGACTTTCCCACACCTCCTTGTCTGCATGGGAAAGTGTCCATGCTTAACAGGCTCCGTCCTGAGGGTCCCTAGCATAGTCAGAGCCGCTTTGATGAGAGCCGTGGCTGTCAGCTTGAAGGAGGATGCCCACACAGGAAGGGGGATGCCCACACAGGAAGGAAGATGCCCACACAGGAAGGGGGATGCCCACACAGGAAGGAGGATGCTCACACATGAAGGAGGATGCTCACACATGAAGGAGGATGCTCACACAGGAAGGAGGATGCTCACACATGAAGGAGGATGCCCACACATGAAGGAGGATGCCCACACATGAAGGAGGATGCCCACACATGAAGGAGGATGCCCACACATGAAGGAGGATGCTCACACATGAAGGAGGATGCCCACACAGGAAGGAGGATGCCCACACATGAAGGAGGATGCTCACACATGAGGGAGGATGCACACATGAAGGAGGATGCCCACACATGAAGGAGGATGCCCACACATGAAGGAGGATGCTCACACATGAGGGGATGGATGCTCACACATGAAGGAGGATGTTCACACATGAAGGAGGATGCCCACACATGAAGGAGGATGCCCACCCAGGAAGGAGGATGCCCACACAGGAAGGAGGATGCCCACACAGGAAGGAGGATGCCCACACAGGAAGGAGGATGCCCACACATGAAGGAGGATGCTCACACAGGAAGGAGGATGCCCACACAGGAAGGAGGATGCCCACACAGGAAGGAGGATGCCCACACAGGAAGGAGGATGCTCACACATGAAGGAGGATGCTCACACATGAAGGAGGATGCCCACACAGGAAGGAGGATGCTCACACAGGAAGGAGGATGCTCACACAGGAAGGAGGATGCCCACACAGGAAGGAGGATGCCCACACATGCCCAGGTACAGGTATCTCAGTGCCCTTACTCCCTACCACGAGCTACAGGACACATTTCTATCCTCCTTGCAGACAAGATGCCAGCCTTGGGCCTCATTATAGAAAACTCTGGAGTTGGGAGGAACCCCAGCAGGATGTAGCCCCATCCACATGTAGCCTGCGCATGGCTGTGGGACCAGTGCATCCTTTGGAGGTGTATGGACAGTGAGTGACCCCCcttcacctgtctgtctgtccatccttggGGAATTCCCAAGACCACCAGCAGATGCCTTTATGCAGGAGATGGGCAGCACAGCTGCTCCTGTACTGTGGGACCGAATAAACCCATGCTCGAGTCGGCCTGGACACAGCTAAGTGCCTGTGGTAGATGAAGCCCTCGCATCTGCCTGCCTTAAATAGGCTAAACTTCGCTTCCTACCTGCAGGAAAATAGAGACATAAATGCTACTCTGCCTTGTGCTCTGAGGAGCCTGGGGATATTTGTTCAAAACTTTGATGCTGTAGTGGGAGCTGTGGGTAGAAAAAGTGGCACAGTTTGGAAAGCCAGGTTAGTAGCattgagtgtgagtatgtgtgtgagtgtgagtgtatgtgtgtatatgaatgagtgtatgtgagtgtgcagtgtgtatgcatgtgtgtgagtgtatgtgagtgtgcagtgggtatgcatgtgtgtctgagtgtatgtgaatgtgcagtgtgtaggcatgtgtgtgtgtatgagtgtatgtgagtgtgcagtgtgcatgcatatgtgtgagtatatatgagtgtatgtgaatgtgcagtgtgcatgcatatgtgtgagtgtatatgagtgtatgtgagtgtgcagtgggtatgcatgtgtgtgagtgtatatgagtgtatgtgagtgtgcagtgggtatgcatgtgtgtgagtgtatatgagtgtatgtgagtgtgcagtgtgcatgcatgtgtctgagtgtatatgagtgtgtgtgagtgtgcagtatgcatgcatgtgtctgagtgtatgtgagtgtgcagtgtgcatgcaactgtgagtgtatatgagtgtatgtgagtgtgcagtATGTATGCAactgtgagtgtgttgtgtgtgtctgtgtgtgtctgtgtgtgtgtgtgtgtctgtgtgtgtctgtgtggaggagGGGGGAGCTGCCTCCTTTTGAGTCTTGGCTGGCTTGGTACTTTGTACTTACTACATAGctcaggttgacctggaactcattaccttcctgtctcagcctccttcGGGGTCAGTCTTGGACATTTTCCTGTGTCCCGTGCTCATGATGTACCCTGGGACCTGCGGGAGTCTCCCATGGCTCTTCTGCATGTTTGACAAGCCCCTTGGCCTCACCACTCCAGTGAGAGTCCGGGGACTGAGaggcccttcccctccccccacttccagCTTATGTGCCTGACTGAAGACTGGGGAAAGATCACAGGTTGGCTTTACGCTGACAGAACTCGCTCGCTGTTCTGGAGCTTCCCTCTCTTGCTCTATTAGCCTTCACTGTGTTAGTTTCCTGACAGTTTCTGATTTTCATTTAGGTTTGTCTTCCCTAAAGGGCAGAGAGCTCAGAAGGAAATTTCTTAGAGGCCCACACAGTGGAGGGTGTACACTCACCCTACAGAGGCAAGCCCCACCTCAGGTCCACATTTGGCCTCCCCGAACTATTAGCATCTTCCGATACCCAGGGCCTCCTGCCCTAGCACTCCTGTGGGATGTTCCTGTGAAGTTTTTCCTGAGTGAAACACGGAAGGTCCCTCCCAGGGGGCAAGTGTCTGGGCTCGGCACGCCCTTCCAGGATCACTGAGGCAGTCCAGGCTGCACTTGCCTGGTCAAGGACACTGCAGTGAGAAGGGCCACCATCCTTACCTCAGGAGCCCTCCCTGTGTAGGAGGATTGCAGGACCGCGTAGGGCCGTGGTTGCCAAGGACTCACAGAACACAGTTGAGAAGAGCAAGGCTGTGGGTACAGGGACCAATGTGCACAGAGGCCAATCCACAGAGCACAACGTCCAAGGGATGGCCTGGCCGGGTGCACCCGGAGATCAGGACTGTCACCTGGGACAGCTCTGAACCATGCTACAAATGAGGTGTCCTGTGCTGGGCGGAGGCCGGAGCATGCAGTGTCTTAGAGCTCACGGTCCACGGGGGATCCTGAAACTTCTGCACCACAGTACCGGGGGGACCCAGAAGGAAGAAAcgtgttcttctccatttctctctccactctctggaGAAGCCGTTCTGCAGCTCTTCCAGGGCTCAAGGGCTGCCCTCCCTGCCCCCGAGGTCTGCCTCCAACTGTCTCCACACTTGGTAGTGTGGTTGGAGCCCCAGACTCTTGGCTCAGGACTCGTGTGGGCTGTGCTGGGGCTCAGAAGCCTTGATAGTGGTTTCATTGCTCTTGTGCCATAGGAGGTTGGTAGTTAGCCTCTGGATTGGTGATGGAACCAGACTTTGCTCCTTGAGGGACGGGACCAGGGAGCATCAGTGCCTTGTTAGCTCTGTGAACATTCTTGTCCGGTATGTTTGATGATGTCCGATGAGTTAATGTATACACAGATCTTCTCATGGGGCGACTTAGGTCTGACATAGCTGCAAGCTTTGCACCTCCCCCTGCTAGGACAGCCTCTGTTCCTGACGCCTAGGAGAATCATTTGCCCTGTATCCTCAGGCGTCAGGGTCAACCTTCCCGGAAGTGCTTTAAATGACTAGAATCTAACGTTTTTGTATTTAAGTGCTAGCTCATGGTATAGATTTAGCCCTCAGGCTGCCTTCGGTAGGGTCTCCAAGAAATAGAACCAACTCACAGGAAAAACACCAGCAGTGAGTCCTGGAGTCTTTATTTGCTCCAAATCCAGCAAGACATATAAATTTAACAAACCTTGATATCTCCCTCGGCCTGAGGCGGCTTCATGCCCACAGGATATGCCAATTAAAGGCCTTGGAAAGAATGTCCACTGAGAGGACCCAGAGAACATGGAGTCCACATCCCCCGAGACTCTTGGGCATTTTGTTTGAGAGATGGGAAACTGTGCCTGGGTTTTCTGTAAGGCTTGTGGAGTGGACAAATGAGAAACTAACAAGCCAGAAGAAGCAGGAGGGAACCTCTGGCCTGGAAACCAATCCAGTGTGACGTCAGCCATTCCCTTCTGCACATGAGTATGGCTCCCTTGGCATGGTGCACACTTGAAGTCACGCCAGAAGGCTCAGCAATGGCTGCTCTTAGGAAACGCCAGCAGGTGATTAGGCGGGTGGACAGGAGCACGGGAGGCCCAGCTGCCCACAGCTGGCCACTGGCCCAACAAACCTATCTGTATTAATGGTCTCATCGCACCTCCAGTACCCTGACTCTGAGGGAGGaatgtccttctgtccttcctgaaGAATGCCTTTCCCTCTCACTTTGCATCTAGGAAGTTTTTCTCCCTAGGTCCGGTTTCccttcctttgttcatttttcccCCCTCAAGGCTCTTTGTCTAAACCCATTAACTGCAGACTCTTGTGCATCCTCTTCCTAAACGAGACGTGGGTGGTATTCAGAGCTCCTGAGGCCCCTCTCTCACTGGCTTGTCTTACGATGCCAGCTGGCTCCCTGGCACCTCTGGTCAGGGATCGGTGGGATGTCCAGCCCCGCTGGGGAGGGGCAAACAAGCTGGCCTGGCTTGATGGCTGTTCGTGGAGTCTGCACTGGAGGGTCTGGGCTTGGTGAACAGCATACCCcgccccctcaaaaaaaaaaaaaaaagaaaacaaaccttggGTGCTGCTTCAGTCAAGTGCCTTGGGGCCTCACTGTTTGTATCGTCATGGGGAGTCACTGTAAAGATCAATACAGACCTCTCCCACCCCCGCAGCCTCGGCAGCACTGGGAAACTTGTGTTACTTGGTGGGTATCTTTTGGGCACCCAGAAGGGTAAACTCTCATCTCATAGCCAAGTTTTCGTTTTTGCTGCAGTGGCTTCTTCGATGTGGGACACCACCTAGGACTCCAGCACAGTGGGCTTGGTGGAGGGCCTGACAGTTGGAGACAGACCACTGCCCAGAGTGGATTCCTACAGTCCAGACTGACAAGGGGCACAAAGGGGAAGTGTGGTTCCTGGGCACGTTTGATTTCCCACTGCCCTGGGGGGTTTGCTGAAAATGTTCATCATGTTGTCTCATCTCAGAGGCCTCCCCGCCTCTCAGTTCAGTTTTTACCACTCTCCTTTCGTATTTCCTTTCTAACTCCTCAAAGTACAGCGTTGCTCTATGACAGTTCCCGTTACGCAAAGCAGCAGAGAGATGATATGGGGACGCAAAATTAGATTTCCAGGAAACTTCCAGGCTCTCCGAATTCCTTTCTGCTTAGTAAGTTAGTTAATGATCTACAGTGATGTTCTTTGTAAGATCTTGATTTCATAAGTGAAATTATATAAAACCATCCACAGAACACATTATTTCTTCTCCAAGCTTCTTTTGGAGGTTGCCTAGGCATCACCATTCCCTAACTCCTGTAAAGAGCCTCACGCCCCTTCTTCCAAGTCCAAAGGGTGAGCCGTGAGCAGCCATCTTGAGAGAGTGACAGCACCAGGAATGCAAAAAGCCTGCTGGCATCAGAGGCCGGATTCCTTCCTGTGTGGTAATCTTCACTGGCCCATAACTGGGCTTTAACATGACTCTCCACAAGGAAAACATTGTTGGCTAGAGCATTTCAAGATGTAGTTTCCCCGGAACATAGGTGAGTAGGTAGGATATATTTTTGTGTAGATATGGAAGGGTCTGGGACGTGCTTGGCCTCAGTCATTTCCATCAACATGTCCATGAGATTATAATGGGGCCGGAGACGCCCTTTTACCAACTGTGCCATAGCCGTCGTCACCAGGACGATCCATTCCTTCCACGAAAGCACAGAACGCTCGAACAATCATGTTTGTCCCGTAGCACCTGGACATGTAAGGCGTCACCTGTTTCTCGGCTCAGTTCCCACACCACGTAGCAGCTGAAGTGTGTGGTAGATTATACGGTTCAGGTGTGAGTCAGCCGCTCTCAGGGCGAGAGCAGTGGTAAAGTCACCTGGTGCCGCCAACAGTGAGCCGTCCGTGGGCTTGCTGGCACGGGGGGCAGACCTGTGCACTGTGGCACCGGCTCTGACTCTCTCTTTACCTCTCACCGATTCAGGGGGCAAGCCTCAGAGGTTGGAAAGAAGCAACATCTCTGTTTAATAAAGATGATGAAGAACACCTGCTCGAGACTTCCAGATCGTCCAAGTCCAAAGGGTGAGTCAGAAGCAGCCATCTTGAGAAGGTGACCACACCAGGGACACAAGGAGGCTGCTGTGGTGTAAGGACCCACCCACCATTGCCTCTGCAGAGGCCTCTGCTGCCCCAGACAAGCTGTGAGATATGAATGCTTGGGTGCACAAAGAGATGGGGTGCACTTTTGGGGTGCCCCGGGGACAACTAAAATGTACCTTGGGTAGAGGTTATGTAGCCAGAACAGGCTAAAGCAAAGTAAAAAGCTAAAAGTTGTAAATCGACCACACAGAAGGCAGCCTGGAGCCGTGCTTACGCTGTGGACCTCACTAGCCGGAAGGGCTCAGCAGCCTTGTCTGCGACTTTAAGTAGCTTCAGGAAGTGAAGGACAGGACTGCTGATAGGATACAGGTTTAGGactaaggtgggggtggggcagtgcacttactgagcacacacacaggacctggtttggtcccagcaccctcaaaactgaacaaaaccacAAGTAGTGATGGGAAACCACAAAAGATTCTAGAAGGTTAAGTATAAGCTGACACATTGTTGCTACCTTGTACATTTATCAGAGCGCCAAGCTTGCATTTCCAGGCGCTGCCTGTTGATGGTAGGACTAGACCTTGGACCCCTGTAGCTGTGTTTTCTTCTGGTAGAGGATGATCTGTGGTGGCGGCCTCCTGCAGTGATGGAGCAGTGGTTTCACAAAAGGTCCTCTTGGTCACTAGGTGATGTGCCCATCGGTTTGGACACCTGTGTCTAGTGTCTGCCACAGTGTCTGAGTGGCGTTAATAGGCAGCTAGTCAGGACACTGACAACATGTTCTCtgtatcattcattcattgtttttttttttcttttttcttttccccctttgacttttccagatagggtttctctgtgtagccctggctgccctggaactcactctataaaccaggtTGTCcgtgaactcagagagatccacctgcctctgcctcctgagtgctggatccAAGCTGTGTGGTGACTGCCAGGCTAGTCATTTCCTTTGCATGAAAGGAGCTCTGAGTAATTGTTTTCTTGAGGAAATCACCTACCCAATGTTTAAGAGACGTTTGCTGTATGAGGCACCCTGCTGAAAACGCACTATGGCATAGAATTTCCCCTTTACTTTCAACCTAAACTGGACCTTGGTTTTCGTGTCTGGTTTGCTCCAATGCCCACTTAACTCCCGCAGTGGCCTTTGAGAGTCCGTTCCTGGTGAAGTGGCATCCAGTCTCCTGTCTAAGACCTGCTCCTTGGAAAGCCGAGGCAAGCATGGCTTCTGTAGGCTTCTGCGGGCTAAGCTTCTACTGTTGTTGTTAATATTTATCTCACGGTCCTGCACGCATTTCCATTGGCTTTCTAAGCAGGTTAAAgtttttaggggaaaaaaaaaaaaactttataagaCCGACACATAATGAGAGCTCTGTGTGACCGTTTCATCTACAGAACTAACGTACGACTCAAAGAAGAgctgaaggcagagaagaaatCGGGATTTTGGGATGCCTTGGTCTTGAAACAGAATGTTCAGCCTAAAAAGCCAGATCAGATGGAAGGTTGGGAGCCTCCCAAGCTCACTGCTGAAGATGTGGCCGCCGACCATACCGAGGACGGTATAAGCAGCCTCCCGCCCTGGTCTGCCTGGGAGGACGATACCAAGGGCTCTACCAAGTACACCAGCCTCGCCAGCTCAGCCAGCAGCTCCCGCTGGAGCCTCCGCTCAGCGGGGAAGCTGGTCAGCATCAGGCGACAGAGCAAAGGCCACCTGACAGAGACCTGTGAGGAGGTGGAATGAACTGAAGGGGCTTCACAGGGCACCACATTGCTTTTACG carries:
- the Tdrp gene encoding testis development-related protein isoform X2 — encoded protein: MWKLSRSRVLLDEPPEEEDVLRGASPASAAAPAPGASLRGWKEATSLFNKDDEEHLLETSRSSKSKGTNVRLKEELKAEKKSGFWDALVLKQNVQPKKPDQMEGWEPPKLTAEDVAADHTEDGISSLPPWSAWEDDTKGSTKYTSLASSASSSRWSLRSAGKLVSIRRQSKGHLTETCEEVE
- the Tdrp gene encoding testis development-related protein isoform X1 is translated as MWKLSRSRVLLDEPPEEEDVLRGASPASAAAPAPVRTRVGAQGASLRGWKEATSLFNKDDEEHLLETSRSSKSKGTNVRLKEELKAEKKSGFWDALVLKQNVQPKKPDQMEGWEPPKLTAEDVAADHTEDGISSLPPWSAWEDDTKGSTKYTSLASSASSSRWSLRSAGKLVSIRRQSKGHLTETCEEVE